A stretch of the Odontesthes bonariensis isolate fOdoBon6 chromosome 5, fOdoBon6.hap1, whole genome shotgun sequence genome encodes the following:
- the ubr5 gene encoding E3 ubiquitin-protein ligase UBR5 isoform X10: MTSIHFVVHPLPGTEDQLNDRLREVSEKLNKYSYNSHPHLSLLEQAALKQCVVGPNHAGFLLEDGRVCRISFAVQPDRLELGKPDGSDGSKLSSGSGTGRSSRPGRTSDPPWFLSGSDTLGRLAGNTLGSRWSSGVNGGSGGSGSGGGAGGGGAGSGSSGGGGGGSGGGGGGGGGTSGRSSTAARDSRRQTRVIRTGRDRGSGLLGSQPQPVIPASVIPEELITQAQVVLQGKSRSVIIRELQRTNLDVNLAVNNLLSRDDEDGDDGDDTASESYLPGEDLMSLLDADIHSAHPSVIIDADAMFSEDISYFGYPSFRRSSLSRLGSSRVLLLPLERDSELLRERESVLRLRERRWLDGASFDTERGSTSREGEPSLDKKSIPVQSPVSLGEELQWWPDKDGVKFVSIGAMFSELVAVSSKGELYQWKWNEPEPYRNAQNPSIHHPRVSFLGLANEKITLLSANSIRATVATETNKVATWVDDTLSTVASKLEHSAQAFPELQGERMVSLHCCALYTCAQLENSLYWWGVVPFSQRKKMLEKARAKNKKPKSSAGISSIPNITVGTQVCLRNNPLYHAGAVAFSVSAGIPKVGVLLESVWNMNDSCRFQLRSPESLKNMEKTTKTQEIKMESKPELVKTEMGPPPSPASTCSDTSSIASSASLPYKRRRSTPAPKEEEKVNEEQWPLREVVFVEDVKNVPVGKVLKVDGAYVAVKFPGTSSSMTNQSSAAAPTDSDPSSLLQDCRLLRIDELQVVKTGGTPKVPDCFQRTPKKLCIPEKAEILAVNVDSKGVHAVLKTGNWVRYCIFDLATGKAEQENNFPTSNLAFLGQSERNVAIFTAGQESPIILRDGNGTIYPMAKDCMGGIRDPDWLDLPPINSLGMGVHSLVNLPSNSTIKKKAAIIIMAVEKQTLMQHVLRCDYEACRQYLVNLEQAFLLDQGSQALGALLGHRCDGNRNILHAAVSVCFPVSNKETKEEEEAERSERNTFAERLSAVEAIANAISVVSSNSSGNRTGSSSSRGLRLREMMRRSLRAAGLGRHESGPSSSDHQDPVSPPIAPPSWVPDPPPMDPDGDIDFILAPAVGSLTTASTGTSQGPSTSTIPGPSTEPSVVESKDRKANAHLILKLMCDSVVLRPHLRELLSAKDARGMTPFMLAVSGRAYPAAITVLEAAQKMAKVGDPGIAEKEDADSVFMEMICPSGTNPDDSPLYVLCCNDTCSFTWTGAEHINQDIFECRTCGLLESLCCCTECARVCHKGHDCKLKRTSPTAYCDCWEKCKCKTLIAGQKAARLDLLYRLLTTTNLVTTPNSRGEHILLFLVQTVARQSVEHCQYRPPRIREDRNRKAANAEDSDMPDHDLEPPRFAQLALERVLQDWNALKSMIMFGSQENKDPLSASSRIAHLLPEEQVYLNQQSGTIRLDCFTHCLIVKCAPDITFIDTLLGTLVKELQNKYTPGRREEAVNVTRRFLRSVARVFVILSVEMASSKKKNNFIPQPIGKCRRVFQALLPYAVEELCNVAESLIVPVRMGIARPTAPFTLASTSIDAVQGSEELFSVEPLPPRPSPDQSSSSSQTAASYIIRNPQPRRSSQSQPVRGRDEEQDDIVSADVEEVEVVEGVAGEEDHHDDQEEQGEENVEAEGQHDEHDEDGSDMELDLLAAAETESDSESNHSNQDNASGRRSVVTAATAGSEAGASSVPAFFSEDDSQSNDSSDSDSSSSQSDDVDQETFLLDEPLERTTSASHANSAAQAPRSMQWAVRNTPNQRASGSAPSSSSTTAASSTGLIYIDPTNLRRSSAISSSAAAAAAALEASNSSSYLTSASSLARAYSIVIRQISDLMSLIPKYNHLVYSQYPAAVKLSYQDAVNLQNYVEEKLIPTWNWMVSIMDSTEAQLRYGSALSSAGDPGHPSHPLHASQHSARRERMTAREEASLRTLEGRRRAATLLTARQGMMSARGDFLNYALSLMRSHNDEHSDVLPVLDVCSLKHVAYVFQALIYWIKAMNQQTTLDTPQMDRKRNREILELGLDNEDSEHENDEDTNQSSTLQDKDEDPVPAETGQNHPFFRRSDSMTFLGCIPPNPFDVPLAEAIPLADQPHLLQPNARKEDLFGRPSQGLYSSSYMTTKGLAEASMDRNCLEILPTKMSYSANLKNVMSMETGQRSTENQSVGEQELEASKPGPSPHDLAAQLKSSLLAEIGLTESDGPPLPSFRPHCSFMGMMISHDMLLGRWRLSLELFGRVFMEDVGAEPGSILTELGGFEVKESKFRREMEKLRNLQSRDLALEVDRDRDQLIQQTMRQLNAHFGRRCTTTPMAVHRVKVTFKDEPGEGSGVARSFYTAIALALLSNDKLPNLDCVQSVSKGMQASSTCHHDYYSNLMQRLRNRDRERERRSGGLRAGSRRDRDRDSRRQLSIDTRPFRPSSEGNPSDEPDPLPAHRQALGERLYPRVHAMQPAFASKITGMLLELSPAQLLLLLASEDSLRARVEEAMELLIAHGRENGADSILDLGLPEAPEKAQVNSQQENRKRHGSTRSVVDMELDDPDDGDDNAPLFYQPGKRGFYSPRPGKNTEARLNCFRNIGRILGLCLLQNELCPITLNRHVIKVLLGRKVNWHDFAFFDPVMYESLRQLIRHSQAGEADAVFAAMDLAFAIDLCKEEGAGQVELLSGGVNMPVTPLNVYEYVRKYAEHRMLVVAEQPLHAMRKGLLDVLPKNALEDLTAEDFRLLVNGCGEVNVQMLISFTSFNDESGENADKLLQFKRWFWSIVEKMSMTERQDLVYFWTSSPSLPASEEGFQPMPSITIRPPDDQHLPTANTCISRLYVPLYSSKQILKQKLLLAIKTKNFGFV; encoded by the exons TTCAAAGTTGAGCAGTGGTTCAGGGACAGGAAGGAGCTCCAGACCAGGCAGGACCAGTGATCCACCCTGGTTCCTGTCTGGTTCTGACACACTGGGCAGACTGGCAGGCAACACCCTTGG GAGTCGCTGGAGCTCTGGTGTAAATGGAGGCAGTGGAGGAAGTGGAagtggaggaggagcaggaggaggtggagcaggAAGTGGTAGCAGTGGAGGAGGCGGCGGCGgcagtggaggaggaggaggagggggcggCGGCACGTCAGGCAGGTCATCAACAGCGGCTCGCGATTCCCGTCGCCAGACCAGGGTGATCCGTACTGGAAGGGATCGTGGCTCAGGGCTTCTGGGTAGCCAGCCTCAGCCAGTCATACCAGCATCAGTCATCCCTGAGGAACTTATTACCCAG GCCCAGGTAGTCCTTCAGGGGAAGTCGAGGAGTGTGATCATCAGGGAACTCCAAAGGACTAACCTAGATGTCAACCTGGCTGTAAACAACCTTCTGAGCCGGGATGATgaggatggagatgatggagatgacaCAGCCAGCGAGTCCTACCTCCCTGGAG AGGACTTAATGTCCCTGTTGGATGCAGACATTCACTCAGCCCACCCGAGCGTCATCATTGACGCTGATGCCATGTTCTCTGAGGATATCAGCTACTTTGGCTACCCCTCTTTTAGACGCTCCTCACTCTCTCGCCTTGGATCCTCCAGAG TTCTCCTTCTTCCCTTAGAGCGTGACTCAGAGCTGTTGCGTGAACGTGAGTCTGTATTGAGGTTACGTGAGCGCCGGTGGCTTGATGGGGCTTCTTTTGATACGGAGCGAGGGTCCACCAGCCGCGAAGGTGAGCCAAGCCTCGACAAGAAGAGCATTCCAGTGCAGAGCCCCGTCTCCCTGGGAGAGGAGCTCCAGTGGTGGCCTGACAAG GATGGTGTGAAGTTTGTAAGCATTGGAGCTATGTTCTCAGAGCTGGTAGCTGTGAGCTCCAAAGGAGAGCTTTATCAATGGAAGTGGAATGAACCTGAACCATACAGGAATGCACAG AATCCTTCCATTCACCACCCTCGTGTATCCTTCCTGGGCCTGGCCAATGAGAAGATCACCTTACTCTCTGCCAACAGCATCAGAGCCACTGTAGCTACAGAAACCAATAAG GTGGCCACATGGGTGGATGATACACTGAGCACTGTGGCCTCTAAGCTGGAGCACAGCGCTCAGGCTTTCCCTGAGCTGCAGGGGGAACGCATGGTGTCCCTTCActgctgtgcactttatacgtGTGCACAGCTGGAGAATAGCCTCTACTGGTG GGGTGTTGTGCCTTTTAGTCAAAGGAAGAAGATGCTTGAGAAGGCCAGAGCCAAGAACAAAAAGCCAAAGTCCAGTGCTGGCATCTCCTCAATACCCAACATCACTGTGGGAACACAG GTATGCTTGAGGAATAACCCCCTCTACCATGCCGGTGCCGTGGCCTTTTCTGTCAGTGCCGGAATTCCCAAAGTAGGCGTTCTCTTGGAGTCTGTTTGGAACATGAACGACAGCTGCAGGTTCCAGCTGCGCTCTCCAGAGAGTCTCAAGAACATGGAGAAGACTACTAAGACCCAGGAAATCAA GATGGAAAGCAAGCCAGAGCTGGTGAAGACTGAGATGGGTCCTCCTCCCTCCCCAGCATCTACCTGCAGTGATACCTCTTCCATTGCTAGCAGTGCCTCGCTGCCCTACA AGCGAAGGCGTTCTACCCCAGCtccaaaagaagaagagaaggtgAATGAGGAGCAGTGGCCTCTCAGGGAGGTGGTCTTTGTGGAGGATGTTAAGAACGTTCCCGTGGGAAAG GTGCTTAAAGTGGATGGTGCGTATGTTGCGGTGAAGTTTCCTGGAACATCAAGCAGcatgaccaatcagagcagtgcGGCGGCTCCCACTGACTCAGACCCGTCATCGCTGTTGCAGGACTGTAGGCTCCTCAGAATAGATGAACTACAG GTGGTCAAAACTGGCGGAACTCCTAAGGTTCCAGATTGTTTTCAGCGAACACCTAAAAAGCTCTGTATTCCAGAGAAGGCAGAAATTCTTGCTGTAAATGTTGACTCCAAAG GAGTCCACGCAGTGCTGAAAACTGGTAACTGGGTAAGATACTGTATCTTTGACCTGGCCACAGGCAAAGCTGAGCAGGAGAATAACTTTCCTACTAGTAACCTGGCTTTCCTGGGGCAGAGTGAGCGCAATGTGGCCATCTTCACTGCAGGACAG gAGTCTCCCATCATCCTTAGAGATGGAAATGGCACAATCTACCCTATGGCCAAAGACTGCATGGGTGGGATTCGAGATCCTGATTGGTTGGACCTGCCACCCATTAACAGCCTGGGAATGGGGGTTCACTCTCTAGTCAATCTCCCGTCTAACTCCACgattaaaaagaaagctgctATTATAATTATGGCTGTCGAG AAACAGACGCTGATGCAGCATGTTCTGCGTTGTGACTACGAAGCTTGTCGGCAGTATCTGGTGAACCTTGAGCAGGCCTTCCTTTTGGATCAGGGCAGCCAGGCGCTTGGAGCACTTCTTGGCCACCGATGTGATGGAAACCGTAACATCCTGCATGCTGCCGTTTCTGTCTGCTTCCCCGTTAGTAACAAGGAAACCAAAGAGGAGGAAG AGGCTGAAAGGTCGGAGAGAAACACATTTGCAGAGCGTCTGTCTGCTGTAGAGGCGATTGCCAATGCCATCTCTGTGGTTTCAAGCAACAGTTCTGGAAATAGGACTGGCTCCTCCAGTAGCAGAGG GCTTCGTCTAAGAGAGATGATGCGGAGGTCTTTAAGGGCAGCAGGTCTTGGTCGTCACGAGTCTGGCCCATCGTCCAGTGACCATCAGGACCCTGTTTCCCCACCCATTGCCCCACCCAGTTGGGTCCCTGACCCTCCACCAATGGACCCTG ACGGAGACATTGACTTCATTCTAGCACCAGCTGTTGGTTCACTCACCACTGCCTCCACTGGTACCAGCCAGGGACCCAGCACCTCCACCATACCAG gGCCATCAACTGAGCCATCTGTGGTTGAATCTAAAGACAGGAAGGCCAATGCCCACCTTATTTTAAAGCTGATGTGTGACAGTGTTGTTTTGAGGCCACACCTACGGGAGCTGCTCTCTGCAAA AGATGCCAGAGGAATGACCCCATTCATGTTGGCTGTCAGTGGGAGAGCCTACCCAGCGGCTATTACGGTGCTTGAGGCTGCTCAAAAAATGGCCAAAG TGGGTGACCCGGGCATTGCAGAAAAAGAGGATGCAGATTCtgtgtttatggaaatgatttgCCCCTCGGGAACCAACCCAGATGATTCTCCACTGTATGTTCTCTGCTGCAACGACACCTGCAGCTTCACTTGGACTGGAGCTGAACACATTAACCAG GACATATTTGAGTGTCGAACATGTGGCTTGCTGGAGTCCCTCTGTTGCTGCACTGAGTGTGCGAGAGTCTGCCACAAAGGACACGACTGCAA GCTGAAAAGAACTTCTCCTACAGCATATTGTGACTGTTGGGAGAAGTGCAAGTGTAAAACACTGATAGCTGGCCAGAAGGCTGCTCGCCTGGATTTGCTGTACAGGTTACTCACAACCACAAACCTGGTCACCACACCAAACAGCAG GGGGGAGCATATTTTACTGTTCCTGGTGCAGACTGTTGCCAGGCAAAGTGTTGAACACTGTCAGTATAGACCGCCACGTATCAGAGAAGACAGGAACCGCAAGGCTGCCAATGCAGAAG ACTCTGATATGCCGGATCATGACCTTGAACCTCCTCGCTTTGCTCAGCTGGCACTGGAGAGGGTCCTACAAGATTGGAATGCCCTCAAATCCATGATTATGTTTGGTTCTCAGGAAAATAAAGACCC ACTTAGTGCCAGCAGCAGAATTGCCCACCTCCTGCCTGAAGAACAGGTCTACTTGAATCAGCAGAGCGGCACCATTCGCCTTGACTGTTTCACGCACTGCCTCATTGTCAAGTGCGCTCCTGACATCACT TTCATAGACACTTTACTGGGTACTCTGGTAAAGGAGCTGCAGAACAAGTACACTCCTGGCCGGAGAGAGGAGGCAGTCAACGTCACCAGGAGGTTCCTGCGCTCTGTTGCCCGCGTGTTTGTTATTCTTAGCGTGGAGATGGCTTCATCCAAGAAGAAAAA CAACTTTATCCCCCAGCCCATTGGGAAATGTCGGCGTGTTTTCCAGGCTCTCTTGCCCTATGCTGTGGAAGAGCTTTGCAATGTGGCAGAGTCGCTCATTGTTCCAGTGCGAATGGGTATCGCAAGACCTACAGCTCCTTTCACTTTGGCCAGCACCAGCATTGATGCAGTCCAGGGCAGCGAGGAGCTTTTCTCTGTTGAACCGTTGCCTCCCAGACCCTCACCTGACCAGTCCAGCAG CTCAAGCCAAACTGCTGCCTCTTATATCATCAGAAATCCTCAGCCTCGGCGCAGCAGCCAGTCTCAGCCTGTTAGAGGAAGAGACGAGGAGCAGGACGACATTGTATCAGCAGATGTGGAAGAG GTTGAAGTTGTAGAGGGAGTAGCTGGTGAGGAAGACCATCACGATGACCAAGAGGAACAGGGCGAGGAAAATGTCGAAGCAGAGGGGCAGCACGATGAGCACGATGAGGATG GAAGTGATATGGAGTTGGACCTGCTGGCAGCAGCGGAAACTGAGAGCGACAGTGAAAGTAACCACAGCAATCAGGATAATGCGAGTGGCCGCAGGAGTGTGGTCACAGCAGCAACTGCTGGCTCTGAAGCAG GTGCCAGCAGTGTCCCTGCCTTCTTTTCAGAGGATGACTCCCAGTCCAACGACTCAAGTGACtcggacagcagcagcagccagagtGATGATGTTGACCAAGAGACATTCCTTTTAGATGAGCCACTAGAAAGGACTACAAGTGCTTCGCATGCTAATAGTGCAGCCCAGGCTCCTCGCTCCATGCAGTGGGCTGTTAGAAACACCCCCAACCAAAGGGCGAGTGGTAGCGCTCCGTCCAGCTCTTCAACAACAGCTG CGAGCTCCACGGGCTTGATATATATAGACCCCACCAACTTGCGCCGCTCCAGTGCAATCAGCTCTAGTGCTGCAGCGGCAGCGGCAGCTTTGGAAGCCAGCAACTCCAGCAGCTACCTGACATCGGCCAGCAGTCTTGCCCGTGCCTATAGCATTGTCATCAGGCAGATATCGGACCTCATGAGTTTGATTCCCAAGTATAACCATCTTGTCTACTCCCAGTATCCTGCTGCCGTAAAGCTCTCCTACCAAGATGCCGTCAACCTGCAG AACTATGTTGAAGAAAAGCTCATTCCCACGTGGAATTGGATGGTTTCCATCATGGATTCCACTGAGGCTCAGTTGCGATATGGCTCAGCTCTGTCATCTGCTGGAGACCCCGGTCACCCCAGTCACCCGCTCCACGCCTCTCAGCATTCAGCGCGCAGGGAGCGCATGACTGCTCGGGAGGAGGCCAGCCTCCGCACTCTGGAAGGGCGCAG GAGAGCAGCCACACTGTTGACCGCCCGTCAAGGCATGATGTCAGCACGGGGCGACTTCTTGAACTATGCCCTTTCACTGATGCGCTCCCACAATGATGAGCATTCTGATGTGCTTCCTGTCCTGGATGTGTGCTCGCTGAAACACGTGGCCTACGTTTTCCAGGCTCTTATCTATTGGATAAAGGCTATGAACCAGCAAACCACCCTGGATACGCCACAGATGGATAGAAAGAG GAATAGAGAGATTTTGGAACTTGGTTTGGACAATGAGGATTCTGAGCACGAAAATGACGAAGACACCAATCAAA GTTCAACTCTGCAGGACAAGGATGAGGACCCTGTTCCGGCCGAGACGGGTCAGAACCACCCCTTCTTCCGTCGTTCTGACTCCATGACCTTCTTGGGCTGCATCCCACCCAACCCCTTTGATGTTCCTTTGGCAGAGGCCATTCCACTGGCAGACCagccccatctgctgcag CCCAATGCCAGAAAGGAGGATCTGTTCGGGCGTCCCTCTCAGGGCTTGTACTCTTCTTCTTACATGACAACCAAAGGCCTGGCTGAGGCGAGCATGGACAGGAACTGCCTGGAG ATCCTGCCCACGAAGATGTCTTACTCAGCAAACCTGAAAAATGTCATGAGCATGGAAACTGGCCAGCGGAGCACTGAGAACCAGTCAGTGGGAGAGCAGGAGCTGGAGGCTTCGAAACCAGGCCCTTCTCCTCATGACCTCGCTGCCCAGCTGAAAAGCAGCCTACTCGCTGAGATTGGCCTCACTGAAAGTGACGGTCCGCCTCTCCCTTCATTCAG GCCTCACTGCAGTTTCATGGGGATGATGATCTCACATGATATGCTTCTTGGCCGCTGGCGTCTGTCACTTGAGCTCTTTGGTCGTGTCTTCATGGAGGATGTAGGAGCTGAGCCTGGATCG ATTCTCACTGAGCTTGGTGGATTCGAGGTAAAAGAATCCAAGTTCCGACGGGAGATGGAGAAGCTAAGAAACCTGCAGTCCCGTGACTTGGCCCTGGAAGTAGACCGTGATCGAGACCAGTTAATACAGCAGACAATGCGTCAGCTGAATGCACACTTTGGCAGGCGGTGCACTACCACACCCATGGCTGTTCACCGGGTGAAGGTCACTTTCAAAGACGAGCCTGGAGAGGGCAGCGGCGTGGCCCGCAGCTTCTACACCGCCATCGCACTGGCCCTCCTCTCCAACGACAAGCTGCCCAACCTGGACTGTGTTCAGAGTGTCAGCAAGGGCATGCAGGCCAGCAGTACGTGTCATCACGATTATTATTCAA ATCTAATGCAACGTCTGAGGAACCGAGACCGGGAAAGAGAAAGGAGAAGTGGAGGGCTTCGAGCAGGATCTCGGAGAGACCGAGACAG AGATTCAAGGAGGCAGCTGTCAATAGACACCAGGCCTTTCAGGCCTTCATCAGAGGGAAATCCCAGCGATGAGCCTGATCCTCTGCCTGCACACAGACAAGCCCTTGGAGAAAGACTGTACCCAAGAGTTCACGCAATGCAGCCG GCGTTTGCCAGTAAAATTACAGGTATGTTGCTGGAACTGTCTCCTGCTcaactgctgctgcttctgGCCAGTGAGGATTCTCTCCGAGCCAGAGTAGAAGAGGCCATGGAGCTTCTCATTGCACACGGAAG GGAAAATGGTGCCGACAGCATACTGGATCTGGGTCTCCCTGAGGCTCCAGAAAAAGCCCAGGTAAACTCA CAGCAGGAGAACCGGAAACGCCATGGTTCAACACGCAGCGTGGTTGACATGGAGCTGGATGACCCAGATGATGGGGATGATAACGCTCCTCTGTTCTACCAGCCAGGCAAACGAGGCTTTTACTCCCCTCGGCCTGGTAAAAATACAGAGGCCAGACTTAACTGCTTCCGTAACATTGGCAG AATACTGGGGTTATGTCTGCTGCAGAATGAACTCTGTCCTATTACATTGAATAGACATGTCATCAAAGTGCTGCTCGGTAGGAAG GTGAACTGGCATGACTTTGCATTCTTTGACCCGGTCATGTATGAAAGCCTGCGGCAGCTGATCCGCCATTCACAGGCTGGTGAAGCAGATGCAGTATTTGCTGCCATGGATCTGGCCTTTGCTATTGACCTCTGCAAAGAGGAAGGAGCTGGACAG gtgGAGCTTCTGTCTGGTGGTGTCAACATGCCAGTAACTCCCCTTAATGTGTACGAGTATGTGAGGAAGTACGCAGAGCACAGAATGCTGGTGGTGGCTGAGCAGCCTCTCCAT GCAATGAGGAAAGGTTTGCTGGATGTGCTCCCCAAAAACGCGCTAGAAGACTTAACGGCAGAGGACTTCAGGCTGCTAGTTAATGGCTGTGGAGAAGTCAACGTTCAGATGCTGatcagcttcacttccttcAACGATGAATCAG GGGAAAATGCAGACAAACTACTCCAGTTTAAACGATGGTTTTGGTCCATAGTGGAGAAGATGAGTATGACTGAGAGGCAAGACCTG GTGTACTTCTGGACCTCCAGCCCCTCTCTGCCAGCCAGCGAGGAGGGTTTCCAGCCAATGCCCTCCATCACCATCAGGCCTCCAGACGACCAGCATCTCCCCACAGCCAATACCTGCATCTCGCGTCTCTACGTGCCACTCTACTCTTCTAAACAGATACTCAAACAAAAACT